The genomic window ATCTCGACCATCTACGGAGCCAGTGTGACAGCCGAAATACCCCTTATCAATGCCGCCAAGGCTATCGGGGTTCAACGATACGTGCCCTGCTTCTTTGCAACTGTTGCACCACCTACAGGCGCTCTTCGACTTCGAGAACTGGTAAGAGGCCGAATGAGAATCCTTTTTAGAATGAACTAACGTAAGTTTATAGAAAGAGGAGACTTTCAATCAtatcaagaagatcaagctcCCATACACTATTATCGACGTCGGCTGGTGGTATCAGGTCAATCTTCCCCGGCTCCCATCTGGCCGCATCGACTATGCAGTTATGGAAACCACGGATGGCATCGCTGTCGACGGGAACGTGCCGGTAGCGTTTACCGACCTGCGCGATGTTGGGCCATATACTGCTCGGATTATCTCCGATCCTCGAACCCTGAATCGCATGGTCTTTGCATACAATGAAGTCTTGACTTTTAACCAGATGTACGACATAGCTGAGAAAGTAAGCGGCGAGAAACTCCACCGCAAATATGTTAGTCTATCTGCTGTCTTTGGATGAGTCCGATGAGTTAACTTGATAAAAAGGTCCCCGCGGAGGAAATTGAAGCTCGAGTCCGCGAGTGGGAGGAAAAGAACCCAGCCCCCGATTCAGTTGAGTTCATAACGCTGTCGCAGCTGCAGTACTGGTACTCCTGTTGTGTCCGTGGAGACAATACTCCTGAAAATGCCCAGTACCTGGGGTACCTATTGGTCAAGGATCTCTATCCTGAGTTCGTCGGAACTACGCTGGAGACTTACGCCAGGGACGTTCTCGAAGGAAGGGGAAGGAAAGTGTATGAGCATATTCAGGACCTGATCTCGATCAAAGCTGCCAAGGCCCGGCAATGATGGGTTGACAAAATTTTGTTGATGGCAAAATCACCTGCCATATCAGTGTAGTTTCAATTTTATTCGTGATATTCCAAAACTCGACCTGCCGTCCGTGCTCATGCAGGTCAGCTTCCTATACATCTCGTGGTAGAAACATGTCTATCGGTGTCTAAATCCTGTTTCCAACCTCTCATGTCAACGGCCCCTTGGCGTCCAAAAAAAGCAAGCTGCGGAACTCAACACATACTTGCATCTTATAGCACCCGAGAACCACCCGTTGCAAAATGCACCACATTCCACTCCAGGGTCGACATAAACCCGACGTTCACGTCCCGCAACAGGCCACTTCAGCCTCTGCTGGAgcttttactattattatcatCATCAATG from Fusarium falciforme chromosome 2, complete sequence includes these protein-coding regions:
- a CDS encoding NmrA domain-containing protein; this translates as MKVAIVGATGQTGSVIAKALLESTTPKFEVTALTRPSSLQKPQVLELAEKGVNIVAADLTGSEEELKKALTGIEAVISTIYGASVTAEIPLINAAKAIGVQRYVPCFFATVAPPTGALRLRELKEETFNHIKKIKLPYTIIDVGWWYQVNLPRLPSGRIDYAVMETTDGIAVDGNVPVAFTDLRDVGPYTARIISDPRTLNRMVFAYNEVLTFNQMYDIAEKVSGEKLHRKYVPAEEIEARVREWEEKNPAPDSVEFITLSQLQYWYSCCVRGDNTPENAQYLGYLLVKDLYPEFVGTTLETYARDVLEGRGRKVYEHIQDLISIKAAKARQ